The sequence TTCAAGTATTTCAAGCTTGAAAAGGTAGTTTTTGTTCTTCTGAATAGATTGTCTTATAGGACAATTCTTGATATTTTCTTGTTTTCTATTAGAGCTTAGGCTTGAACAGAATCCTTGTCATAGTTTTAATAATGAAAGTCCTGTCTGCGAGATTTTTTTCTTACCTCCTCCTTTTAAGGTCATGGGTATTATTTGTTAGTCTAAATTATGTCAAAGACCAAAGATGATTGGCCTAAGAAGCTATTGGCCATTACTGTATAGCAACAAAATATTCTCGATGGTGGTCGTAGTCTTAAATCCCCGGCCCTAATAGAAAAAAAGAAAGCTAGTAAGCTagtaaaacatttttataatcTGAAGTTGTCCCacatatattttttgaatttatttgggtGTCTATATGTTGAGGCTTTGTTGCGTTTGTAATGCTCTTATCGTCGGGTGCTGTAGATATGAAGTCGACGAACGTTCGAAGTTCATGATGTGCTATATGGTCAATTAATTCTGTAGAACAGCAAAAGCAAATGTGGAACTTGACTTTTTTAGGTTTTTAAAGTTCAAATCATGAAATATTCTTCCACCTCCAAATTAATTTACATAGGCTGCTGCTGCCACAATGAAGCTAAGTgttaataaaatcaaacatcATGCTAAATTCAGTAAATTCTGGTTCAGTTTATTAAGTTTCGAATGATACTTATCTAAGATGTGATGTCTGCAATTGTGCAGTACAATGATAGTTTCTTTTGGCTTCAGTTTTTTTATAGAACGATATGCCTTAGTtcctaataattaataatgagGAGTGGGAAGAAACTATGACAGTGCATTCTTACTTGTGTAGCTATGCAACTAATGGGGAGAAAAGTTGTAGCTGCAATAGGTCCACAGTCGTCGGAGATAGCTCATGCGATTTCAAATGTCGCCAATGAACTTCACATACCACTTTTGTCGTTTGGTGCCACGGATCCGAGTCTTTATGCTCTACGGTACCCTTACTTTCTTCGAACCACTATAAGTGATTATTTTCAAATGCATGCCATTGCTGatcttgttgaatattttggcTGGAAAGAAGTGGCTGCAATCTATATCGATGATGATTATGGTAGAAATGGGATTTCTGCGTTAGGCGATGCGCTTGCAACAAAACGTTCCAAGATTTCTCATAAGGCTGCATTTCTTCCTGGAGCTTCAAGAAGTGACATTGAAGAATTGTTGGTAGGAGTGAACATGTTGGAATCACGGGTTTTTGTCATACATGTGTATCCAGATTCTGGTCTCACTATCTTTTCAGTAGCCAAGGAACTTCTAATGATGAGCAGTGGTTACGTTTGGATTGCTACAGATTGGCTTCCATGTCTTCTAGATACTGCAGAAGCCATTGATCCTGACACAGCCAATCTTATACAGGGAGTTGTAGCTTTTCGCCATTACACTCCCGATTCTGATCTCAAGAAAAGATTTGATTCACAATGGGGCAACTTAAAGAATACAAGTTCCTCAAAGTTTAATTCCTACGCTCTGTATGCCTATGATTCTTTGTGGTTACTAGCCCGAGCACTCAATGTTTTCTTGAGTGGTGGAGGAAATGTAAGTTTTTCTGATGACCCAAGATTGTTTCACACAAATGATAGTCCCCTCCGTTTAACGCCCCTCCAAATGTTTGATCAAGGACCTGAGTTGCTCCAAATTCTTACTGCAACCAACTTTACTGGTGTGACAGGACATTTTGGGTTTGATTCGGAGAAGAATTTGATCCATCGGGCATTCGATATTCTAAACATTGGTGGAAGAGGATTTCGGAGACTTGGTTATTGGTCGAATTACTCCGGTCTTTCTATTGTTCCTCCAGAAATATTGTACAAAACACCAACAAACACTTCAACCAGTAATCATCATCTTTATGATGCAATATGGCCTGGTGAAACTTCAAAAAAACCTCGAGGATGGGTGTTTCCAAATAATGGGAAGCCCATGCGTATTGCAGTGCCTTATAGGGTTACTTTTACCGAGTTTGCAAACAAGGATAATGGAGCTTTAGGGGTCAGAGGATATTGCATTGATGTATTTGAAGCTGCAATTCAGTTGTTGCCATATCCTGTTCTTCACCAATATGAGTTGTATGGTAATGGCCAACGAAATCCTTCATTCAATGAGCTTGTCAATGATGTTGCTCAAAATGTAAGTATTCTCATACCAAAGTAAATCAAAAGTTAAGTCAGTTTGCCTGTTTTTCTGGCACATATTGTACCAAATTCTGCAAAATCGAAACATCATACTTGGAACTGCTTTGTGAACATATTTATGGTTTGAAATTTGTTTTTTGACTTTAGATTTGGGAACTTATTTTATCGTCCTTGCACAGAAATATGATGCAGCTGTGGGGGATGTGACTATTACGACAAATAGAACAAGGATAGTGGACTTTACACAGCATTACATGGAATCTGGCCTCGTCGTAGTTGCTCAAGTTATGCATAATAAATCTAGTCCGTGGTCTTTCCTTATGCCATTTAGTTGGGAAATGTGGGCTGTGACTGGGATCTTCTTTCTTTTTGTGGGAACTGTTGTCTGGATTCTTGAACATCGAACAAATACCGAGTTCCGTGGTCCCCCTCGCGAACAAATTGTTACCATCTTTTGGTTGGTATTTCTAGAAAAACTTCAGTATACAAGACTCACTCAAAACACACGTCTTTTTTAGTCATAGAAACGTGTACCAACTGCTTCACTTCTGTTGAAGGTTAAAGTTTCGATCATCAAAAGTTCGTTGAAAGTTTGAAACTGTGCATGAACTAAATTAACAAGCTGCCGCACATGCTTAAACATGTGCTCATTTGGATATTTACACAACACTATTTGATCATTCATAAGATCATTACTAAATTGTGTTTTGTCTTTCAGGTTTATTTTGTCAACAGTATTCTTTTCTCACAGTAAGTACACTATAGTTTCCTCCTTTTTTGAATACCAGGGACGATCTTCTTGTCCGTTCTTGAAATTCAGTGCTTAACTTTGATCGGATTATACTCCATACAGGACAAACAACAGTAAGCACGTTAGGACGACTGGTGCTGCTCGTCTGGCTCTTTGTAGTGTTAATCATCAATTCAAGCTATACAGCTAGTTTGACATCAATGCTCAAAGTGCAGCAGCTGTCTACAAGTGTTCAAGGAATCGACTCCTTGATCTCAAGTTCTGATCCTATAGGAGTCCAGGATGGATCTTTTGCATATAAATATCTTACAGAGCAACTAAACATAGCAGAGTCGAGGCTCCGAATACTGAAAAGCGAAGGTGACTATATTAAATACCTTCACCTAGGTCCAACTGGTGGTGGAGTTGCTGCCATTGTTGATGAGCTTCCTTATGTCGAGCTATTCTTGTCAAGCACACCGTGTTCGTTCGCTACTGTGGGACAAGAGTTCACAAAAAGCGGCTGGGGATTTGTaagtatatttatattttaaaatttgaagttaGAATTCATTAATCCTTTGTAAAACTCTGACACCGTGATATGGCACATTCTACCATTTGTATTATAATTGGAGTGGCAAATTCCTAATGAAAAATGAAGCTTTTGGGTATTATTAACTGCCCCTTCTATCTTATTTAGCTACTTATGTGACAAAAACATAAAAACGTGACGTTTACGTTGCTATATAATTCATAAGATCTGAGATTGAAAGACAgcataaacaataaataatggTATAGTGTTGAGCACTCAGATCCTTCAAAAGTGTTTGACTAGCTCATTCTTAAGAATTGGGTGTTTGTCCATGCATATACTTCCATGAAAGTTGTTTTAACTTCGCCTTATGAAACATCTCTTCAGGCATTCCAAAGGGACTCGCCGCTGGCGGTAGATTTGTCAACGGCTATAGTCCAACTCTCAGAAAGCGGCGAACTCGAAAAAATCCATGACAAATGGCTCTCACAAAGAGAATGCTCGATTCCGACCAGTTTGGCAAATGACAACCGGCTCTCTCTCCAGAGTTTCTGGGGACTGTTTCTTATATGCGGCATTGCTTGCTTTATGGCATTAATAGTGTTTTTTTGGAGGGTTTGTACGCAATACTATAGATATAATGCAGAGGGAGAGCAGCAGAATGCTGAGGAAACCGAATCTTCAAGTTCCGGCTGGCGTGCCTCCTTAGCCTCTAACTTCAAAGCTTTGATTGATTTTGTTGATAAGAAAGAGACTGAAATCAAGGAAATCCTGAGGACAAAGAAAGGAGAGTCGGAGAGGCGTGACAGTCAGAGATCGGACGAGAAAGCTTAGTTAATATGGTCTTGTTCTCAACATTTCTGAGTTTATAATAAACTGTTCCATTCCGGCTGTTGATGAAGGATGGATTTCATCGTACTGTGTAAATAGAAATTTATAAAACTTATATAtagatgaaatatttaaacGAATATTTGGAAAAAGGTTGATTCTTTACACGAGCTTGGAGTTTGATACTGTTAAGATTTAGTTGATGCTGCTATTCATGTTTCATCTAGAGAGTTTATGCACATTAAAAATAAAGCGAAATCGAATATTTGGCCTTGAAGTTGTATGGAGttcatattttttattcttgatTCTATAATTCTTTTTCGTCGTGCAAGACCTTTATTGCTAATATCATTTGTAATTGAATTAACCTTGTGCTGACTAATGGTTGAAGCTAATTTCAGACCCTCGCTTTTCAAGTTTAAAATATTGAACACCACCACATATGCGACTGAGATACGTGCTCTCTCCGTCCCACTCATTTAAACTTTTGTATATTTTCACACATATTAAGAAAGTTTTTAGAGTggtaaattttaaaacaatttttcaatttactcttatttaatgaaaattttaataggATAAGAGAGTTATACAAGTAGTTAATTATGGATaaattagtaaaaaaaataagaaagataACCAGAAATATCAAAACTGGACTACATTATTAGGATGCATGAAAAAATATAAACCAAATTATTCACATGCATATTTGGGACTTATGGGGTGGCCGTGGACCATTACTCATTTGAAGGGA comes from Henckelia pumila isolate YLH828 chromosome 4, ASM3356847v2, whole genome shotgun sequence and encodes:
- the LOC140864925 gene encoding glutamate receptor 3.4-like isoform X2, which gives rise to MQLMGRKVVAAIGPQSSEIAHAISNVANELHIPLLSFGATDPSLYALRYPYFLRTTISDYFQMHAIADLVEYFGWKEVAAIYIDDDYGRNGISALGDALATKRSKISHKAAFLPGASRSDIEELLVGVNMLESRVFVIHVYPDSGLTIFSVAKELLMMSSGYVWIATDWLPCLLDTAEAIDPDTANLIQGVVAFRHYTPDSDLKKRFDSQWGNLKNTSSSKFNSYALYAYDSLWLLARALNVFLSGGGNVSFSDDPRLFHTNDSPLRLTPLQMFDQGPELLQILTATNFTGVTGHFGFDSEKNLIHRAFDILNIGGRGFRRLGYWSNYSGLSIVPPEILYKTPTNTSTSNHHLYDAIWPGETSKKPRGWVFPNNGKPMRIAVPYRVTFTEFANKDNGALGVRGYCIDVFEAAIQLLPYPVLHQYELYGNGQRNPSFNELVNDVAQNKYDAAVGDVTITTNRTRIVDFTQHYMESGLVVVAQVMHNKSSPWSFLMPFSWEMWAVTGIFFLFVGTVVWILEHRTNTEFRGPPREQIVTIFWFILSTVFFSHRQTTVSTLGRLVLLVWLFVVLIINSSYTASLTSMLKVQQLSTSVQGIDSLISSSDPIGVQDGSFAYKYLTEQLNIAESRLRILKSEGDYIKYLHLGPTGGGVAAIVDELPYVELFLSSTPCSFATVGQEFTKSGWGFAFQRDSPLAVDLSTAIVQLSESGELEKIHDKWLSQRECSIPTSLANDNRLSLQSFWGLFLICGIACFMALIVFFWRVCTQYYRYNAEGEQQNAEETESSSSGWRASLASNFKALIDFVDKKETEIKEILRTKKGESERRDSQRSDEKA
- the LOC140864925 gene encoding glutamate receptor 3.4-like isoform X1; amino-acid sequence: MKNVRRLFVFLISCTMGVICMAENSTVVSDGKRVLNIGALFTFNSVIGRSVRPALLAAVEDVNSDSSILKDTELNLIMEDTNCSAFLGTVEAMQLMGRKVVAAIGPQSSEIAHAISNVANELHIPLLSFGATDPSLYALRYPYFLRTTISDYFQMHAIADLVEYFGWKEVAAIYIDDDYGRNGISALGDALATKRSKISHKAAFLPGASRSDIEELLVGVNMLESRVFVIHVYPDSGLTIFSVAKELLMMSSGYVWIATDWLPCLLDTAEAIDPDTANLIQGVVAFRHYTPDSDLKKRFDSQWGNLKNTSSSKFNSYALYAYDSLWLLARALNVFLSGGGNVSFSDDPRLFHTNDSPLRLTPLQMFDQGPELLQILTATNFTGVTGHFGFDSEKNLIHRAFDILNIGGRGFRRLGYWSNYSGLSIVPPEILYKTPTNTSTSNHHLYDAIWPGETSKKPRGWVFPNNGKPMRIAVPYRVTFTEFANKDNGALGVRGYCIDVFEAAIQLLPYPVLHQYELYGNGQRNPSFNELVNDVAQNKYDAAVGDVTITTNRTRIVDFTQHYMESGLVVVAQVMHNKSSPWSFLMPFSWEMWAVTGIFFLFVGTVVWILEHRTNTEFRGPPREQIVTIFWFILSTVFFSHRQTTVSTLGRLVLLVWLFVVLIINSSYTASLTSMLKVQQLSTSVQGIDSLISSSDPIGVQDGSFAYKYLTEQLNIAESRLRILKSEGDYIKYLHLGPTGGGVAAIVDELPYVELFLSSTPCSFATVGQEFTKSGWGFAFQRDSPLAVDLSTAIVQLSESGELEKIHDKWLSQRECSIPTSLANDNRLSLQSFWGLFLICGIACFMALIVFFWRVCTQYYRYNAEGEQQNAEETESSSSGWRASLASNFKALIDFVDKKETEIKEILRTKKGESERRDSQRSDEKA
- the LOC140864925 gene encoding glutamate receptor 3.4-like isoform X4, encoding MRFQMSPMNFTYHFCRLVPRIRVFMLYVAAIYIDDDYGRNGISALGDALATKRSKISHKAAFLPGASRSDIEELLVGVNMLESRVFVIHVYPDSGLTIFSVAKELLMMSSGYVWIATDWLPCLLDTAEAIDPDTANLIQGVVAFRHYTPDSDLKKRFDSQWGNLKNTSSSKFNSYALYAYDSLWLLARALNVFLSGGGNVSFSDDPRLFHTNDSPLRLTPLQMFDQGPELLQILTATNFTGVTGHFGFDSEKNLIHRAFDILNIGGRGFRRLGYWSNYSGLSIVPPEILYKTPTNTSTSNHHLYDAIWPGETSKKPRGWVFPNNGKPMRIAVPYRVTFTEFANKDNGALGVRGYCIDVFEAAIQLLPYPVLHQYELYGNGQRNPSFNELVNDVAQNKYDAAVGDVTITTNRTRIVDFTQHYMESGLVVVAQVMHNKSSPWSFLMPFSWEMWAVTGIFFLFVGTVVWILEHRTNTEFRGPPREQIVTIFWFILSTVFFSHRQTTVSTLGRLVLLVWLFVVLIINSSYTASLTSMLKVQQLSTSVQGIDSLISSSDPIGVQDGSFAYKYLTEQLNIAESRLRILKSEGDYIKYLHLGPTGGGVAAIVDELPYVELFLSSTPCSFATVGQEFTKSGWGFAFQRDSPLAVDLSTAIVQLSESGELEKIHDKWLSQRECSIPTSLANDNRLSLQSFWGLFLICGIACFMALIVFFWRVCTQYYRYNAEGEQQNAEETESSSSGWRASLASNFKALIDFVDKKETEIKEILRTKKGESERRDSQRSDEKA
- the LOC140864925 gene encoding glutamate receptor 3.4-like isoform X3, translated to MRFQMSPMNFTYHFCRLVPRIRVFMLYEVAAIYIDDDYGRNGISALGDALATKRSKISHKAAFLPGASRSDIEELLVGVNMLESRVFVIHVYPDSGLTIFSVAKELLMMSSGYVWIATDWLPCLLDTAEAIDPDTANLIQGVVAFRHYTPDSDLKKRFDSQWGNLKNTSSSKFNSYALYAYDSLWLLARALNVFLSGGGNVSFSDDPRLFHTNDSPLRLTPLQMFDQGPELLQILTATNFTGVTGHFGFDSEKNLIHRAFDILNIGGRGFRRLGYWSNYSGLSIVPPEILYKTPTNTSTSNHHLYDAIWPGETSKKPRGWVFPNNGKPMRIAVPYRVTFTEFANKDNGALGVRGYCIDVFEAAIQLLPYPVLHQYELYGNGQRNPSFNELVNDVAQNKYDAAVGDVTITTNRTRIVDFTQHYMESGLVVVAQVMHNKSSPWSFLMPFSWEMWAVTGIFFLFVGTVVWILEHRTNTEFRGPPREQIVTIFWFILSTVFFSHRQTTVSTLGRLVLLVWLFVVLIINSSYTASLTSMLKVQQLSTSVQGIDSLISSSDPIGVQDGSFAYKYLTEQLNIAESRLRILKSEGDYIKYLHLGPTGGGVAAIVDELPYVELFLSSTPCSFATVGQEFTKSGWGFAFQRDSPLAVDLSTAIVQLSESGELEKIHDKWLSQRECSIPTSLANDNRLSLQSFWGLFLICGIACFMALIVFFWRVCTQYYRYNAEGEQQNAEETESSSSGWRASLASNFKALIDFVDKKETEIKEILRTKKGESERRDSQRSDEKA